The following proteins are encoded in a genomic region of Phragmites australis chromosome 9, lpPhrAust1.1, whole genome shotgun sequence:
- the LOC133928142 gene encoding type I inositol polyphosphate 5-phosphatase 5-like, which produces MALSNDGKIKGCQPKLFGTKDKKVAKKADRASCSTVKCESSSSKSPSSSPFRKLSEVRSIRLSHFLAHSSNATKSEHVRLFVATWNVGGKAPTAELKLDDFLPSDDHSDIYVLGFQEIVPLNAGNVLVIEDNEPATRWLALINRVLNQPVDTDADIFQHKPSYSVDSTSDLDASFSNCSRTASGSVIFQKSLKSIRKSYMPSRRKQLKFCNCPVEMTKKSYKDACFRCPQAYANEMDSSEEDEVDDKLNDVYGLTVDGIPSAASASRDQLKYNLISCKQMVGIFVTVWAKKELVQHIGHLRTSCVGRGIMGYLGNKGCISVSMTLYQTSFCFICSHLASGEKEGDELRRNLDVLEILRLTQFRRICRRAGRRIPEKILDHDRALWLGDLNYRISLSYEDTKRLLTGNNWDALFEKDQLNIQRVSGRVFKGWSEEKIYFAPTYKYSCNSDSYAGETASSKKKRRTPAWCDRILWHGGGIVQLSYFRGESKFSDHRPVCGTYIVEVEILDGKSKRGLSNTNIRIGAEELLPTSQNDVLGPESSIKAMSRFLSDEHDTAEPSHGRSAVRICHYSIHVERGDYFQRATRRRRPRTTARRRPLSSCRTGDLPRARERERERGFSVAMAKPWAGARPPAFVRFLLLYLALLISRASAAGGGGRGSSVYPAAVVYPPHSRQISWKPRVFLYQHFLSDDEANHLISLARAELKRSAVADNMSGKSTLSDVRTSSGTFIRKAQDPIVAGIEDKIAAWTFLPKENGEDIQVLRYKRGEKYEPHYDYFTDNVNTLHGGHRTATVLMYLTDVAGGETVFPLVEEFDDAKDATLSECAQKGIAVKPRKGDALLFFNLCPDGTTDSLSLHAGCPVIKGEKWSATKWIRVASFDKVYHTQGNCTDENESCVKWAALGECTKNPEYMVGTAALPGYCRRSCNVC; this is translated from the exons ATGGCCTTGTCAAATGATGGAAAGATAAAG GGCTGTCAGCCGAAGCTTTTTGGGACAAAAGATAAGAAAGTCGCAAAGAAGGCAGACCGTGCAAGCTGCTCCACAG TTAAGTGCGAATCAAGCAGCTCGAAGTCACCATCTTCGTCTCCCTTCCGAAAACTTTCAG AAGTTAGGAGCATACGTCTCAGCCATTTTCTAGCCCACTCTTCGAATGCTACAAAATCTGAACATGTCAG GCTATTTGTCGCCACGTGGAATGTTGGAGGAAAAGCACCCACCGCAGAGTTGAAATTGGATGACTTTCTTCCTTCTGATGACCACTCAGATATTTATGTTTTAGG TTTTCAGGAAATTGTCCCTCTCAATGCTGGTAATGTGCTTGTGATAGAAGACAATGAACCAGCTACAAGATGGCTTGCCCTTATAAACCGTGTTCTAAATCAACCAGTGGACACTGATGCTGATATCTTTCAGCACAAGCCGTCTTACTCCGTTGATTCAACTTCAGACCTTGATGCTTCATTCTCCAACTGCTCAAGAACAGCTAGCGGTTCTGTAATCTTCCAAAAGTCCTTGAAATCCATCAGGAAATCTTACATGCCATCCCGGAGAAAACAGCTCAAATTCTGCAATTGCCCAGTGGAAATGACCAAGAAATCCTACAAAGACGCTTGCTTTCGATGCCCACAAGCATATGCTAATGAAATGGACTCTTCAGAAGAGGATGAAGTGGATGACAAATTGAATGATGTTTATGGTCTTACTGTTGATGGAATTCCTTCGGCTGCTTCTGCCTCCAGGGACCAGCTAAAATATAACCTCATATCTTGCAAACAAATGGTTGGTATTTTTGTCACAGTATGGGCAAAGAAAGAACTAGTGCAGCATATAGGCCATTTGAGAACATCTTGTGTCGGTCGTGGAATAATGGGCTATCTTGGAAACAAG GGATGTATATCAGTTAGCATGACACTGTACCAGACGAGCTTTTGTTTCATCTGCAGCCATTTGGCTTCAGGTGAGAAAGAAGGTGATGAGTTGAGGCGGAATTTAGATGTATTAGAGATTCTGAGGCTCACACAATTTCGAAGGATTTGCAGAAGAGCTGGGCGAAGAATCCCTGAAAAAATTCTTGACCATGA TCGGGCATTATGGTTGGGGGATCTCAACTACCGTATTTCCTTGAGCTACGAAGATACCAAGAGACTTCTGACTGGAAATAATTGGGATGCCCTTTTTGAAAAGGATCAG CTCAATATCCAGCGCGTGTCTGGAAGAGTGTTCAAGGGGTGGAGTGAGGAGAAGATATATTTTGCTCCCACATACAAGTACTCTTGTAACTCAGATTCTTATGCTGGAGAGACTGCCTcatcaaagaaaaagaggagaaccccagcctg GTGTGATAGAATACTGTGGCATGGAGGTGGTATTGTGCAGTTATCCTACTTCCGAGGGGAGTCTAAATTTTCTGACCATCGTCCTGTCTGTGGAACCTATATCGTTGAGGTTGAAATACTAGATGGCAAATCAAAGAGGGGCTTATCAAATACTAACATTAGAATTGGTGCTGAAGAGCTGTTACCGACAAGTCAGAATGAT GTGCTGGGACCTGAATCATCTATTAAAGCTATGAGTAGGTTTTTGAGTGATGAACACGATACTGCAGAGCCTTCACATGGACGCTCG GCGGTGCGGATCTGTCACTACTCGATACACGTGGAACGTGGCGACTACTTCCAACGGGccactcgccgccgccgtccccgcaccaccgcgcgccgccgccccctctcttcctgcagaacaggtgatctcccgcgagcgagagagagagagagagagagaggcttcTCGGTTGCAATGGCGAAGCCATGGGCGGGGGCTCGCCCTCCTGCCTTCGtgcggttcctcctcctctacctcgCTCTCCTCATCAGCCGTGCCAGCGCTGCAGGGGGAGGCGGCAGGGGCAGCTCGGTGTACCCGGCGGCGGTCGTGTACCCGCCTCACTCCCGTCAGATCTCCTGGAAACCCAG GGTGTTCCTGTACCAGCACTTCCTCAGCGACGACGAGGCCAACCACCTCATCTCTCTC GCGAGAGCGGAGCTCAAGAGGTCAGCGGTCGCTGATAACATGTCCGGCAAGAGCACGCTGAGCGACGTCCGCACCAGCTCTGGCACCTTCATCAGGAAGGCCCAG GATCCAATTGTTGCTGGTATAGAGGACAAAATTGCTGCGTGGACATTCCTTCCAAAAG AAAATGGTGAAGATATCCAAGTCCTAAGATATAAGCGTGGGGAGAAGTATGAACCACACTATGATTACTTCACCGACAATGTAAACACTCTCCATGGTGGTCATCGCACAGCTACTGTTCTTATGTATTTAACTGATGTAGCAGGAGGGGAAACAGTGTTTCCCTTAGTTGAG GAGTTTGACGACGCTAAAGATGCAACCTTGTCAGAATGTGCTCAGAAAGGCATTGCAG TGAAACCACGAAAAGGGGATGCTCTCCTTTTCTTCAACCTTTGCCCAGATGGTACCACGGATTCATTGAGCCTTCATGCTGGATGCCCAGTCATAAAGGGTGAGAAATGGTCTGCTACAAAGTGGATTCGCGTAGCTTCATTCGACAAGGTTTACCACACGCAAGGGAATTGCACCGATGAGAACGAGAGCTGTGTGAAATGGGCGGCCCTGGGAGAGTGCACAAAGAACCCAGAGTACATGGTGGGAACTGCAGCATTGCCGGGTTACTGCAGGAGGAGCTGCAACGTGTGCTAG